One region of Candidatus Schekmanbacteria bacterium RIFCSPLOWO2_02_FULL_38_14 genomic DNA includes:
- a CDS encoding polysaccharide deacetylase, which translates to MLTNILTVDVEDYFHVTAFENYVDFNDWGKFDSRIEKNTRRLLELLNRENTKATFFFLGWVAEKYKNLVREVKDQGHEIGCHSFSHKMIFAQKKEEFKEDTKRAKSILEDLIGERVIGYRAPTYSITKDSLWALDILIEMGFQYDSSIFPIHHDRYGIPNFPRNPHYVEREGVGRILEFPLSTVKVLNYNIPIAGGGYFRLFPYKFIQWGIKRINLVENKFAIIYVHPWEFDPGQPKIKASYFKKFRHYLNLEKTETKFCKLIKDFRFTSFESVIENTVFE; encoded by the coding sequence ATACTAACAAATATTTTAACTGTTGATGTAGAAGATTATTTTCATGTTACAGCTTTCGAGAATTATGTAGATTTCAATGACTGGGGTAAATTTGATAGCCGTATTGAAAAAAATACTAGACGTTTGCTAGAACTTTTAAATAGGGAAAATACTAAAGCTACTTTTTTTTTCTTAGGATGGGTTGCTGAGAAATATAAAAATCTTGTAAGAGAAGTAAAAGATCAGGGGCATGAAATTGGGTGCCATAGTTTTTCGCACAAGATGATATTTGCGCAGAAAAAGGAAGAATTTAAGGAAGATACAAAACGAGCAAAATCTATTTTAGAAGATTTAATTGGTGAAAGAGTTATAGGCTATAGAGCACCTACTTATTCTATAACAAAAGATTCACTTTGGGCATTAGATATTTTGATTGAGATGGGCTTTCAATATGATTCAAGTATCTTTCCAATTCATCATGATAGATATGGAATTCCTAACTTTCCTAGAAATCCCCATTATGTGGAACGAGAAGGAGTAGGGAGAATCCTAGAGTTTCCTCTTTCCACAGTGAAAGTCTTAAATTACAATATTCCGATTGCAGGAGGAGGATACTTTAGATTATTCCCTTATAAATTTATACAATGGGGAATAAAAAGAATAAATTTAGTTGAAAACAAATTTGCTATAATTTATGTTCATCCGTGGGAATTCGATCCTGGACAACCTAAGATTAAAGCTAGTTATTTTAAAAAGTTCAGACATTATTTAAATTTAGAAAAAACTGAAACCAAATTTTGCAAGCTGATAAAAGATTTTAGATTTACTTCTTTTGAAAGTGTAATAGAAAATACAGTTTTTGAATAG